The nucleotide window TCGCCGAGCGGTTCGTCCAGAACCGCACGCGCCTCGACGGGAAGACCTACGTCGGGAGCGGGATGATCGCTCGTCTCAAGGACGCCGCGGCGCAGTACGAGGCGAACCTGCTCATCTTCGATGACGACCTTCGACCGGCCCAGGCCCGGGAGATCGAGAAGGCCACCGACATCCGCGTCATTGACCGCACCGAGCTCATCCTCGACATCTTCGCGCGCCGCGCGCAGAGCCGCGCCGCCAAGCTCGAGGTCGAACTCGCGCAGTCCGAGTACGAGCTCCCGCGTCTCAGGAGGCTCTGGGAGCATCTCGACCGCCTGGGCGGCGGCATCGGCACGCGCGGCCCCGGCGACACCCAGCTCGAGACCGACCGGCGGCGGATCCGCACGCGCATCGGGGTCCTCAAGCGGATGCTCGAGGACCTCGAGGTCGAGCGCAGCACGCAGCGGAAGCAGCGGAGCGCGCTCACGCGTGTCGCGCTCGTCGGCTACACGAACGCCGGCAAGTCCACGCTCATGAACGCGCTCACCGGCGCCGACGTGTTCACCGAGGACCTCCTCTTCGCGACCCTCGACGCGACCACGAGGCGGCTCGAACTTCCCGGCGGCCACGCGGCGCTCCTCACCGATACGGTCGGGCTCATCAAGAAGCTCCCGCACCACCTCGTCGTGAGCTTCCACGCGACGCTCGAGGAGGTCGCAAGCGCGGACCTCCTGCTGCACGTGGTGGACGTCTCGCGGCCGAACTGCGAGCGGTACATGGAGCTCGCCGAGAAGGTGCTCGAGGAGATCGGGGCGGAGCACCGCCCGACCCGGCTCGTGTTCAACAAGATCGACCGCGTCGTCGAGAGCGGCGCGCTCGGGCGGCTCGGCCGGCTCTACCCGAGCGCGATCTTCACGTGCGCGACGAGCGGGGAGGGCCTGGACGGCATCAGGCAGGCGGTGCTCGCGATCGTCGAGTCGCGCGAGGAGGTCGTCGAGGTGGCGCTTCCGCCGGGCGACGGGAAGACGGCGGCGCTCGTCCACGAACGGGGAGAGGTGCTGTCCAGAACCGAGGACGGCGACAGCGTCGTCATGCGGGTGCGCGTGTCGAGGCCGGACGCCGAGCGGCTCCGCAAGCTGGGGGTCGTCCGCGAGGCGTAGGCGGGTGGAGGGCTCCAGGTCGAACCCGGCCTTGACAGACTGCTGAAGTTGGTGCAAAATGGGGCATTGTGAGTGTGCCCGCGCCGAGGCACCCCCTTGGGCCGTGCCGGACCTGACGATGGAGACCCCAGCCATGCGTCACCATTGGATGCCCCTGCTGTTTGCGGTCCTTCTCTTGGCCCTGCCGCCCCAGGCGGAGGCGCTCCGCGTCGTGACCTACAACGTCCTCAACTTCCCGGGGACCACCGGGTCGGCGCGCGTGCCGTGCTTCCGGACGGTCCTCGACGAGGTGGACGCCGACGTCCTCATCGTCCAGGAGATGCTCAGCCAGGCCGGGGTCAACCAGTTCCTGAGCGGCGCGATGAACCACACGAACCCCGGCACCTACGCGGCCGGCCCGTTCGTGGACGGCCCCGACACCGACAACGCGCTCTTCTACAAGGTCGCGACGGTCGAGCTCATCTCGCATCAGGAGATCCCAACGACACTTCGCAACATCTCCGAGTACGTCCTCCGGCCCGTGGGGTACAGCTCGAGCGCGGCCGAGTTCAGGGTGTACTCGGCGCACCTCAAGGCCGGCACCACGTCCTCCGACAAGAGCCAGCGCCTGAGCGAGACCACCGTCCTCCGCAACCACCTGAACGCGCTCCCCGAGGGCTCGCACTTCATCTTCGGCGCCGACCTCAATATCCGCTCGAGCGATGAGGACGCATACCTGAAGCTCGTCCGGAGCGAGGCGAACAACAACGGGCGGCTCAAGGACCCGATCAACCAGCCGGGCACCTGGTACGACAACGCGTACTTCGCTGACATCCACACGCAGTCCACGCGGACCGAGGCGTTCGGCGGCGGCGCGACGGGCGGGATGGACGATCGCTTCGACCAGCTTCTCGTGTCGTACTCGTTCGACGACGGCGAGGGCCTCTCGGTCATCCACGGCACCTACACGGCCTACGGCAACGACGGGCAACACTTCAACCTCGCCATCAACGCGGGCACGAACTACGCGGTCGGGCCGGTCATCGCGGACGCGCTCCACGATGCGGCGGACCACGTGCCCGTGTACATGGACATCCAGGTGCCGGCGAAGGTGGACGCGCCGGCGACGCTCGTCCTCGGCGAGGCCATCGTCGGGGGCGTGAGGACCGCGACGCTCGAGGTGACGAACGCGGCGGTCGCGCCGGCCGACGAACTCCGGTACTCCCTAGCGGTCCCGTCGGGGTTCGGAGGCCCCACGGGGCCGTTCGAGCTCGAGGCCGGCGGGTCGGACGAGCACCCCATCTCGCTCGACACGTCGTCGGCGGGCGTCAGGGAGGGCGCGCTCGTCGTCTCCGCGAACGACGTGGACCATCCTACGTGGAACAT belongs to Candidatus Effluviviaceae Genus I sp. and includes:
- the hflX gene encoding GTPase HflX, producing the protein MPRNERAILVGVRLPDRTMEEEHESLDELAELARTAGATVAERFVQNRTRLDGKTYVGSGMIARLKDAAAQYEANLLIFDDDLRPAQAREIEKATDIRVIDRTELILDIFARRAQSRAAKLEVELAQSEYELPRLRRLWEHLDRLGGGIGTRGPGDTQLETDRRRIRTRIGVLKRMLEDLEVERSTQRKQRSALTRVALVGYTNAGKSTLMNALTGADVFTEDLLFATLDATTRRLELPGGHAALLTDTVGLIKKLPHHLVVSFHATLEEVASADLLLHVVDVSRPNCERYMELAEKVLEEIGAEHRPTRLVFNKIDRVVESGALGRLGRLYPSAIFTCATSGEGLDGIRQAVLAIVESREEVVEVALPPGDGKTAALVHERGEVLSRTEDGDSVVMRVRVSRPDAERLRKLGVVREA
- a CDS encoding T9SS type A sorting domain-containing protein — protein: MRHHWMPLLFAVLLLALPPQAEALRVVTYNVLNFPGTTGSARVPCFRTVLDEVDADVLIVQEMLSQAGVNQFLSGAMNHTNPGTYAAGPFVDGPDTDNALFYKVATVELISHQEIPTTLRNISEYVLRPVGYSSSAAEFRVYSAHLKAGTTSSDKSQRLSETTVLRNHLNALPEGSHFIFGADLNIRSSDEDAYLKLVRSEANNNGRLKDPINQPGTWYDNAYFADIHTQSTRTEAFGGGATGGMDDRFDQLLVSYSFDDGEGLSVIHGTYTAYGNDGQHFNLAINAGTNYAVGPVIADALHDAADHVPVYMDIQVPAKVDAPATLVLGEAIVGGVRTATLEVTNAAVAPADELRYSLAVPSGFGGPTGPFELEAGGSDEHPISLDTSSAGVREGALVVSANDVDHPTWNIELSGAVLRHARPSLDESEVALDGVLDFGSHGSGEFTPESLAVFNVGFDALQAVLEVHAAGIVGGGGRFSFVDAFSPSTVGATPAEYTLAFDADGAASDSLYVATLLLLTRDDQAKPGATALDTLRVTLQAFVQSETSVPDGAELAFSVGRCAPNPFTGGTSLAITLPSETDVTVAVYDAAGRRVRSLASGAFGRGVHEVVWDGRDHAGQPVAAGVYFCRVKAGETEHLRTAVMLR